A window of Natrinema versiforme contains these coding sequences:
- a CDS encoding four-helix bundle copper-binding protein yields the protein MALQQLEHADDHMQECIDNCLEAAQVCEWCADACAGEGEDMARCIRLCRDVADIASLHARFMARNSGYHQELGELCADLCEECAEECEQHDHEHCQACAEILPKCAESCREMASS from the coding sequence ATGGCGCTCCAACAACTCGAGCACGCGGACGACCACATGCAGGAGTGTATCGACAACTGCCTCGAGGCCGCGCAGGTCTGCGAGTGGTGTGCCGACGCCTGTGCGGGCGAGGGCGAGGACATGGCCCGCTGCATCCGGCTCTGTCGGGACGTGGCCGACATCGCCTCGCTGCACGCGCGATTCATGGCCCGCAACTCGGGCTACCATCAGGAACTCGGCGAGCTCTGTGCGGACCTCTGTGAGGAGTGTGCCGAGGAGTGCGAACAGCACGATCACGAGCACTGTCAGGCCTGTGCGGAGATCCTGCCGAAGTGCGCCGAGAGCTGTCGGGAGATGGCGTCGAGTTGA
- the hisE gene encoding phosphoribosyl-ATP diphosphatase, translated as MDDVLEELFAVIEDRKETLPEDSYTASLFTHEKGENAVLEKLGEESTELVLAAKDDDHEEIAHEGADIVYHLLVLLAMKDMDLADLEAELEARR; from the coding sequence ATGGACGACGTGCTCGAGGAGTTGTTCGCCGTGATCGAAGACCGGAAGGAAACGCTGCCCGAGGACTCCTACACCGCCTCGCTGTTCACCCACGAGAAAGGCGAGAACGCGGTCCTGGAGAAACTCGGCGAGGAGAGCACGGAACTCGTGCTGGCCGCGAAAGACGACGATCACGAGGAGATCGCCCACGAGGGCGCAGATATCGTCTACCACCTGCTCGTCCTGCTCGCGATGAAGGACATGGACCTCGCCGATCTCGAGGCGGAACTCGAGGCGCGGCGATAA
- a CDS encoding bifunctional nuclease family protein, whose product MQASIDAVRVAGTPKGPVPVVVLAVEGEADVVPIFIGFNEATSIARGLEAEDIGRPLTHDLLLDVMEELGSRIERIVVNEIEEHDGGQGGTYIADIHLETPRGETVVDARPSDSLALAARTNALIEVTEEVFADSRDDSEKFDELEDIRNVSGDL is encoded by the coding sequence ATGCAGGCATCTATCGACGCCGTTCGCGTCGCGGGGACCCCGAAGGGACCGGTCCCGGTCGTCGTCCTCGCCGTCGAGGGCGAAGCCGACGTCGTCCCGATCTTTATCGGCTTCAACGAGGCGACGAGCATCGCTCGCGGCCTCGAGGCCGAGGACATCGGCCGGCCGCTGACCCACGACCTCCTGTTGGACGTCATGGAGGAACTCGGGAGCCGCATCGAGCGCATCGTCGTCAACGAGATCGAAGAGCACGACGGCGGGCAGGGCGGCACCTACATCGCCGATATCCACCTCGAGACGCCCCGCGGCGAGACGGTCGTCGACGCCCGGCCGAGCGATTCGCTCGCGCTCGCCGCCCGGACGAACGCGCTGATCGAGGTGACCGAGGAGGTCTTCGCGGACAGCCGAGACGATAGCGAGAAGTTCGACGAACTCGAAGACATCCGCAACGTGTCGGGTGACCTCTAG
- a CDS encoding HalOD1 output domain-containing protein, with the protein MSENTAHSDLPAARPLGEDSSGYDPITETYHSRFGGGPSTVVVAIVEAVAAVTNRDPAAMSPLYDTVDPEALTDLVTGAQNHQIKVSIAYEGCYVTVSSDGGVVVEPPEN; encoded by the coding sequence ATGAGTGAGAACACAGCCCACTCCGATCTCCCTGCAGCTCGGCCGCTCGGCGAAGACAGTTCGGGATACGATCCCATCACGGAAACGTACCACAGTCGATTCGGTGGCGGTCCGAGTACGGTCGTCGTCGCGATCGTCGAAGCCGTGGCGGCCGTGACGAACCGCGACCCCGCCGCGATGTCACCGCTCTACGACACGGTCGACCCCGAGGCGCTCACCGACCTCGTGACGGGCGCTCAAAACCACCAGATCAAGGTGTCCATCGCCTACGAAGGATGCTACGTGACCGTCTCGAGCGACGGCGGCGTCGTCGTCGAGCCGCCGGAGAACTGA
- a CDS encoding helix-turn-helix domain-containing protein: MTDSSAGGFRAGDPVERNSDESESEASLPADLARRFFDACPVSAIVIDATGEIAHATDRAVATLDLPREELVGRPYDPSEWGLTYDDGTPVPVDEHPVTRVFESGDPVFRFEHWIELPDGSRRWFSSNAAPLFDSDGTVEYVALAFEDVSALKRREKRLTSDHVRFLGFRADESAVPPSLQVEDEPTWIDIDSVVSLPDGTTVQYMGTRDLTASEFVTAVEEVPHYLDARLLSSVDGYNRIEAHSESETVAHVFSALGGRPREIIIASDAVRFRGELPGDVDHRQAGDEIRRFHPEAELVAEELVYSPQLLYDVVADALTDRQLAALDAAYFSGYFDTPRTSTGDELAARFGVTRQTFNQHLRKAERTVFRHLFEKSGAPGD; this comes from the coding sequence ATGACGGACTCGTCGGCGGGCGGGTTTCGCGCCGGCGATCCGGTCGAACGGAACTCGGACGAGAGCGAGTCGGAGGCATCGCTTCCGGCGGACCTCGCGCGACGGTTCTTCGACGCGTGTCCGGTCAGCGCCATCGTGATCGATGCGACGGGCGAGATCGCCCACGCGACCGACCGCGCCGTGGCGACGCTCGACCTCCCGCGCGAGGAACTCGTCGGCCGACCCTACGACCCGTCCGAGTGGGGCCTCACCTACGACGACGGAACGCCCGTCCCCGTCGACGAGCATCCAGTCACGCGCGTCTTCGAGTCGGGCGACCCCGTGTTCAGGTTCGAACACTGGATCGAACTCCCGGACGGCAGCCGGCGGTGGTTCTCGAGCAACGCCGCGCCCCTATTCGATTCGGACGGTACCGTCGAGTACGTCGCCCTCGCGTTCGAGGACGTGAGCGCGCTGAAGCGACGCGAGAAGCGCCTGACCAGCGACCACGTCAGATTCCTCGGGTTCCGCGCGGACGAATCCGCGGTCCCGCCCTCGCTGCAGGTCGAGGACGAACCGACGTGGATCGACATCGATTCCGTCGTCTCGCTGCCGGACGGGACCACCGTCCAGTACATGGGGACGAGGGATCTCACCGCGAGCGAGTTCGTCACCGCCGTCGAAGAGGTCCCCCACTACCTCGACGCCCGACTGCTCAGTTCGGTCGACGGCTACAATCGGATCGAGGCCCACTCGGAATCGGAGACGGTCGCCCACGTGTTCTCCGCGCTCGGCGGCCGTCCCCGCGAGATCATCATCGCGTCCGACGCGGTCAGGTTCCGCGGCGAACTCCCCGGCGACGTGGATCACCGGCAGGCCGGCGACGAGATCCGGCGGTTCCACCCCGAGGCCGAACTGGTCGCCGAGGAACTGGTCTACTCACCTCAACTGCTGTACGACGTCGTCGCGGACGCGCTCACCGACCGACAGCTGGCCGCGCTCGACGCCGCCTACTTCAGCGGCTACTTCGACACGCCGCGGACCAGCACCGGCGACGAGTTGGCGGCCCGGTTCGGCGTCACCCGCCAGACCTTCAATCAACACCTCCGCAAGGCGGAACGAACCGTCTTCCGGCACCTCTTCGAGAAGTCCGGGGCGCCGGGGGACTGA
- a CDS encoding acetamidase/formamidase family protein, translating to MSDEYEAAYEIDASDETIHSAWDNSLEPVQTVEPGEVVRFTCRDSTGGQLGPDSTVADIADLDIDRVHTLTGPVAIEGARPGDVLEVELLEIDHRGWGVTLVLPSEAELGLLADEFPEPALHVWDLEDGVGRFGNGIEVPLDPFPGVIGVAPAEDGTHTTFPPRSVGGNMDIKQLTAGSTLYLPVAVDGALFSVGDGHAAQGDGEVCGSGIEAPMTVTCRFDLRSDLSIDQPQFETTGPFTPSGRDEPMYGTTGIADDLQEAASAAVRQLIDHLETERGLERHEAYMLCSVAVDLKINEVVNAPNWVVSAYLPEGIFPAEQRRSA from the coding sequence ATGTCAGACGAATACGAGGCGGCGTACGAGATCGATGCCAGCGACGAGACGATTCACAGCGCGTGGGACAACAGCCTCGAGCCGGTACAGACGGTCGAACCCGGCGAGGTCGTCCGGTTTACGTGCCGGGACTCGACCGGCGGACAACTCGGCCCGGACTCGACGGTCGCCGACATCGCCGACCTCGATATCGACCGAGTTCACACCCTGACCGGCCCCGTCGCGATCGAGGGGGCTCGGCCGGGCGACGTCCTCGAGGTCGAACTGCTCGAGATCGACCACCGGGGCTGGGGGGTCACGTTGGTCCTCCCGAGCGAGGCGGAACTCGGGCTCTTGGCCGACGAATTCCCCGAACCGGCGCTACACGTCTGGGACCTCGAGGACGGCGTCGGTCGCTTCGGAAACGGCATCGAGGTGCCGCTCGATCCGTTCCCCGGCGTGATCGGCGTCGCACCCGCCGAGGACGGCACTCACACGACGTTCCCGCCGCGATCGGTCGGCGGGAACATGGACATCAAACAGCTCACGGCGGGCTCGACGCTGTATCTCCCCGTCGCGGTCGACGGAGCCCTGTTCAGCGTCGGCGACGGCCACGCCGCACAGGGAGACGGCGAGGTCTGCGGGTCCGGGATCGAGGCACCGATGACCGTCACCTGTCGGTTCGACCTCCGGTCGGACCTGTCGATCGACCAACCCCAGTTCGAGACCACGGGGCCGTTCACCCCGAGCGGCCGGGACGAGCCGATGTACGGGACGACAGGGATCGCGGACGACCTGCAGGAGGCCGCCAGCGCCGCCGTCCGGCAACTGATCGACCACCTCGAGACCGAACGCGGCCTCGAGCGACACGAGGCGTACATGCTGTGTTCGGTGGCCGTCGACCTGAAGATCAACGAGGTGGTCAACGCGCCGAACTGGGTCGTCTCCGCGTACCTTCCGGAGGGGATCTTCCCCGCCGAGCAGCGCCGGTCGGCGTGA
- the pdxT gene encoding pyridoxal 5'-phosphate synthase glutaminase subunit PdxT, with protein MSLTAGVVAVQGDVEEHAAAIERAAAARGREVAVREIRDSGIVPDCDLLAMPGGESTTISRLLHSEGIAPEIRAHVADSKPLLATCAGLIVAASDAGDDRVEELEVIDVGVERNAFGRQKDSFEAPLEVAGLDEPYPAVFIRAPAIDSVGDAEVLATWDDRPVAVRDGPVVGTSFHPELTADSRIHGLAFFENEAASVPSLEEAK; from the coding sequence ATGTCACTGACTGCGGGCGTCGTCGCGGTCCAAGGCGACGTCGAGGAACACGCGGCCGCCATCGAACGCGCCGCGGCGGCCCGCGGCCGCGAGGTCGCGGTCCGCGAGATTCGCGACTCGGGGATCGTCCCCGACTGCGACCTGCTCGCGATGCCCGGCGGCGAATCGACGACCATCTCTCGACTGCTCCACAGCGAGGGCATCGCCCCCGAAATCCGGGCTCACGTCGCCGACAGCAAGCCGCTGCTCGCGACCTGTGCCGGCCTGATCGTCGCCGCGAGCGACGCCGGCGACGACCGGGTCGAGGAACTCGAGGTGATCGACGTCGGCGTCGAGCGCAACGCGTTCGGCCGGCAGAAGGACAGCTTCGAAGCGCCCCTCGAGGTCGCGGGCCTCGACGAGCCGTATCCGGCGGTGTTCATCCGCGCGCCGGCCATCGATTCGGTCGGCGACGCCGAGGTGCTCGCGACGTGGGACGACCGGCCGGTCGCGGTCCGGGACGGCCCCGTCGTCGGCACCTCGTTTCACCCCGAACTGACCGCCGACAGCCGGATTCACGGGCTGGCCTTCTTCGAGAACGAGGCCGCGTCGGTGCCGTCGCTCGAGGAAGCGAAGTAG
- a CDS encoding pyridoxamine 5'-phosphate oxidase family protein: MSTVPAEAERLLESEPVMAHLGTCTEGRPHVAPVWYRYADGVVEIVTTGRKLANIGRNPRVALSIQNDDAGQTRWMVSLLGTATIVEDEAETAAARRRINEKYDAEPDAYADNTLVRIDVGSATYRTYGDVLE, translated from the coding sequence GTGTCGACCGTTCCAGCGGAGGCTGAACGCCTGCTCGAGAGCGAGCCCGTGATGGCCCATCTGGGGACCTGTACCGAGGGACGGCCCCACGTCGCGCCGGTCTGGTACCGGTACGCTGACGGGGTCGTCGAGATCGTCACGACCGGTCGGAAACTGGCCAATATCGGGCGGAATCCGCGGGTCGCCCTCTCGATACAGAACGACGATGCCGGACAGACGCGATGGATGGTGTCGCTGCTCGGAACGGCGACGATCGTCGAGGACGAGGCGGAGACGGCCGCGGCTCGTCGCCGGATCAACGAGAAGTACGACGCGGAGCCGGACGCCTACGCCGACAACACGCTCGTTCGGATCGATGTCGGCTCGGCGACCTACCGAACCTACGGCGACGTGCTCGAGTGA
- a CDS encoding NAD(P)/FAD-dependent oxidoreductase, producing the protein MSDSLEYEVVVIGGGPAGLTTALYTTRLGHRTAVFEKEGGRHAAVSHVHNMLGVSENVSGRELAAHAVEQLEHYGGDFYPDAVESVTELGGDEAGDTADGDPQFRLKATHATVDADRVVFATGFRDRSPEVPELERFTGRGLHYCLHCDAYTLGDGPVFVLGHTESAAHVAMAMCNFTADVDLLLNDREPEWDDETDAQLEAHPVDRIDTAVVSAYDDESIDADEPPWLGGLALADGTERDYLGGFAMYGSAYNADLAADLGCELGDDGAIDVDENRETSVAGVYAVGDVTHGQNQTTIAIGDGAYAGLAIHKDLRTFPKPAAELEDSGDETAVEQSTPGAPSDLRARMRRVRELGTHPGLRGPSPGRGRE; encoded by the coding sequence ATGAGCGATTCCCTCGAGTACGAGGTCGTCGTCATCGGCGGCGGCCCCGCCGGCCTGACGACCGCGCTGTACACGACTCGGCTCGGTCACCGCACGGCCGTCTTCGAGAAGGAGGGCGGCCGTCACGCGGCGGTTAGCCACGTCCACAACATGCTGGGCGTCTCGGAAAACGTCTCCGGGCGGGAACTGGCGGCCCACGCCGTCGAACAACTCGAGCACTACGGCGGTGACTTCTACCCCGACGCCGTCGAGTCCGTGACGGAACTGGGCGGCGACGAGGCCGGTGACACCGCGGACGGCGACCCGCAATTTCGCCTCAAGGCGACCCACGCGACGGTCGACGCCGACAGGGTCGTCTTCGCGACCGGCTTCCGCGACCGCAGTCCCGAGGTGCCGGAACTCGAGCGCTTTACCGGTCGCGGGCTGCACTACTGTCTGCACTGCGACGCGTACACGCTGGGCGACGGCCCGGTTTTCGTGCTCGGCCACACCGAGAGCGCGGCCCACGTGGCGATGGCGATGTGCAACTTCACGGCCGACGTCGACCTCCTGTTGAACGACCGCGAACCGGAGTGGGACGACGAGACGGACGCGCAACTCGAGGCCCACCCGGTCGATCGGATCGACACGGCCGTCGTCTCGGCGTACGACGACGAGAGCATCGACGCGGACGAGCCGCCGTGGCTCGGCGGCCTCGCCCTGGCCGACGGGACCGAACGGGACTACCTCGGCGGCTTCGCGATGTACGGCTCCGCGTACAACGCCGATCTCGCCGCCGACCTCGGCTGCGAACTCGGGGACGACGGCGCGATCGACGTCGACGAAAATCGGGAGACCAGCGTCGCGGGCGTCTACGCCGTCGGCGACGTGACCCACGGCCAGAACCAGACGACGATCGCCATCGGTGACGGTGCCTACGCCGGCCTCGCGATCCACAAGGACCTCCGGACGTTCCCGAAACCGGCCGCCGAACTCGAGGACAGCGGCGACGAGACCGCGGTCGAGCAGTCCACACCGGGGGCACCCTCGGATCTCCGCGCCCGGATGCGCCGCGTTCGCGAACTGGGGACCCATCCGGGGCTGCGCGGGCCGTCACCGGGCAGGGGTCGCGAATGA
- a CDS encoding MBL fold metallo-hydrolase, translated as MSQFRDIDLALPATESDDADLEHGSIFFVGTATVILEYAGFTILTDPNFLHSGDHVHLGYGITSRRRTDPAMAIEDLPPIDFVLLSHYHGDHFDRVAEAKLDTDLPIVTTRHAAAELAEKGFNETHPLETWEEFRIRKGEAELTITAMPGRHGPPVVSKGLPPVMGSMLEFRPADAGPAEPPLMRLYVSGDTVVYDALEEIPERYPEIDLALLHLGGTRILGVLLTMDAEQGAEAVDLIDADTSIPIHYNDYEVFRSPLSNFKAAVEKAGLEDRVDYLEHGESYEFEPPSDRRS; from the coding sequence ATGAGCCAGTTCCGCGATATCGACCTCGCGCTCCCCGCGACGGAATCGGACGATGCCGACCTCGAGCACGGCTCGATCTTCTTCGTCGGCACCGCCACGGTGATCCTCGAGTACGCCGGCTTCACGATCCTCACCGATCCCAATTTCCTCCACAGCGGCGATCACGTCCACCTCGGCTACGGCATCACGTCCCGGCGGCGGACCGACCCGGCGATGGCGATCGAAGACCTACCGCCGATCGACTTCGTCTTGCTCTCACACTACCACGGCGACCACTTCGACCGCGTCGCCGAGGCGAAACTCGATACCGACCTGCCGATCGTCACGACCCGCCACGCCGCCGCGGAACTCGCCGAGAAGGGGTTCAATGAGACCCATCCGCTCGAGACGTGGGAGGAGTTTCGGATCCGCAAGGGCGAGGCCGAACTGACGATCACGGCGATGCCCGGCCGTCACGGCCCGCCCGTCGTCTCGAAGGGGCTGCCGCCGGTGATGGGGAGCATGCTCGAGTTCCGGCCGGCCGACGCCGGCCCCGCGGAGCCGCCGCTCATGCGGCTCTACGTCTCCGGCGACACGGTCGTCTACGACGCCCTCGAGGAGATCCCGGAGCGCTATCCCGAGATCGATCTCGCACTGCTGCATCTGGGCGGAACGCGGATTCTCGGCGTGCTCCTGACGATGGACGCCGAACAGGGGGCCGAGGCCGTCGACCTCATCGACGCCGACACGTCGATTCCGATCCACTACAACGACTACGAGGTGTTCCGCTCGCCGCTCTCGAATTTCAAGGCGGCGGTCGAAAAGGCGGGCCTCGAGGACCGGGTCGACTACCTCGAGCACGGCGAGAGCTACGAGTTTGAACCGCCGTCGGATCGCCGCAGCTAA
- a CDS encoding DUF6069 family protein, producing the protein MASETEDSSAVRTASLRDLTLSGAAALISSVLVNCLLVFGTNTGGIAPELEALNYGPVTLFTALGVVGATVTYGILTRTVSNPNRTFVLVAAVVLLVSLVPDFTVIPVEPGGSLVAGAILGAMHVTTAIICVGVLTRFNTRLR; encoded by the coding sequence ATGGCTTCGGAAACGGAGGATTCGTCGGCGGTCCGCACGGCCTCTCTCAGGGATCTCACGCTATCGGGGGCGGCAGCGCTCATCTCGTCGGTGCTCGTCAACTGTTTGCTCGTGTTCGGGACGAATACCGGCGGTATCGCTCCGGAACTGGAGGCGTTAAATTACGGGCCGGTAACGCTCTTTACGGCGCTCGGCGTCGTCGGTGCGACCGTCACGTACGGCATCCTCACGCGAACCGTCTCCAACCCGAACCGAACGTTCGTGCTCGTGGCGGCGGTCGTCCTCCTCGTCTCGTTAGTTCCGGATTTCACGGTGATTCCCGTGGAACCCGGCGGAAGCCTCGTCGCCGGCGCGATCCTCGGCGCGATGCACGTGACGACGGCGATCATCTGCGTCGGCGTTCTCACCCGGTTCAACACCCGACTCCGATAA
- a CDS encoding deoxyhypusine synthase: MSDDHEHGSGDGDSEADGHHEPERETFSHDPVGHAEVRAGMTVGELADEYGNAGVGAADLHEAVDVTESMFDDDVTVFFGLAGAMVPTGMRAIVADLIRDGHIDVLVTTGANLTHDSIEAIGGKHHHGAVHEEGKTEREHDETLRDEGVDRIYNVYLPQEFFATFESHLRDEVFPVLEEDGVVPIQRLTEELGRANAEVNERDDIDEDAGIAAAAYENDVPIYCPAIQDSVLGLQAWMYSQTSDFSLDALADMTPLTDIAYHADEAGAFVVGGGVPKNFTLQTMLVAPDAYDYAVQLTMDPKQTGGLSGATLDEARSWGKLEKDADNVSVYADATITLPLVVAAARERLEDE; encoded by the coding sequence ATGAGCGACGACCACGAGCACGGGAGCGGCGACGGCGACAGCGAGGCGGACGGCCACCACGAGCCCGAGCGGGAGACCTTCTCGCACGATCCGGTCGGCCACGCCGAGGTCCGCGCGGGCATGACGGTCGGCGAACTCGCGGACGAGTACGGCAACGCCGGCGTCGGCGCGGCGGACCTCCACGAGGCCGTCGACGTGACCGAGTCGATGTTCGACGACGACGTGACCGTCTTCTTCGGGCTGGCGGGCGCGATGGTCCCGACGGGCATGCGAGCCATCGTCGCCGACCTGATCCGGGACGGCCACATCGACGTGCTCGTCACGACAGGGGCGAACCTCACCCACGATTCCATCGAGGCCATCGGCGGCAAGCACCACCACGGCGCGGTCCACGAGGAGGGCAAGACCGAGCGCGAACACGACGAAACCCTTCGCGACGAGGGCGTCGACCGCATCTACAACGTCTACCTCCCACAGGAGTTCTTCGCGACGTTCGAGTCCCACCTGCGCGACGAGGTCTTCCCGGTCCTCGAGGAGGACGGCGTCGTCCCGATCCAGCGACTCACCGAGGAACTCGGGCGGGCCAACGCCGAGGTGAACGAACGCGACGACATCGACGAGGACGCCGGCATTGCCGCCGCGGCCTACGAAAACGACGTGCCGATCTACTGCCCCGCGATCCAGGACTCCGTGCTCGGCCTGCAGGCGTGGATGTACTCCCAGACCTCCGACTTCTCGCTGGACGCGCTGGCGGACATGACGCCGCTTACGGACATCGCCTACCACGCGGACGAGGCCGGCGCGTTCGTCGTCGGCGGCGGCGTCCCGAAGAACTTCACGCTGCAGACGATGCTCGTCGCGCCCGACGCCTACGACTACGCCGTCCAACTGACCATGGACCCCAAACAGACCGGCGGCCTCTCCGGCGCGACCTTGGACGAGGCGCGCTCGTGGGGCAAACTCGAGAAGGACGCCGACAACGTCTCGGTCTACGCCGACGCGACGATCACGCTCCCGCTCGTGGTCGCCGCGGCTCGGGAACGACTCGAGGACGAGTAA